The region GCTGGAATTTCCTATTCTTGGAGATTACGCCTTGCTTGCTGTCTCCGGACTGACAATTTATGCTACTCATGGGCACGTTTACAATAAAGAGAATTTACCTCCGGTGCAAAAGGGTGATATCCTGCTTCACGGACATACGCATATTCTGACTGCAGAGCGTTTTGATGATATTACCATATTAAATCCAGGGTCCGTGTCCATTCCAAAGGGAGGGAACCCTCCTACCTACGGGGTATTGGAGGATAAGGTGTTCCGCATTATGGATTTTGAAGGAAATGTATTAAAAGAAATGAACTTAGGAGAATAAGGTGAAAAAAACATTTGAATTGATCGCACCCTGCCACTTTGGCATGGAAGCAGTTTTAAAAAGAGAGATTACCGATCTGGGTTATGACATTGCATCCGTTGAGGATGGAAGGGTTACTTTTATTGGAGATGATGAAGCAATCTGCCGGTCCAATGTGTTTTTGCGTACAGCGGAAAGAGTTTTATTAAAGGTGGGAAGCTTTTCTGCAGAAACCTTTGAAGAGCTATTTCAGGGGACCAGAGCCATTTGCTGGGAGGAGTATATCCCCCAGGATGGAAAGTTCTGGGTGGCAAAGGCTTCCTCCATTAAAAGCAAATTATTCAGCCCCTCGGATATCCAGTCCATTATGAAGAAAGCCATGGTGGAACGGTTAAAAGGGGCTTATGGTGTGGAATGGTTTCCTGAGAGCGGAAGCAGTTACCCGCTCAGGGTATTCCTTCATAAGGACCAGGTGACTGTTGGCATTGATACTACGGGAGACTCCCTTCATAAGAGAGGGTACCGTACCCTGACCAGTAAGGCACCGATTACCGAGACTCTGGCTGCTGCCCTTATTTTGCTCACTCCGTGGAACAAAGACCGGATTTTGGTAGATCCTTTCTGCGGAAGTGGGACCTTTCTCATCGAAGCAGCTATGATGGCGGCCAATATGGCTCCCGGTATGAACCGTTCTTTTCTTGCGGAGGAATGGAAAAATCTGATCCCGAGAAAGTGCTGGTATGAGACCATGGATGAAGCGAGCGACCTTATGGACACCAATGTAAAAGTGGACATTCAAGGCTATGACATTGACGGTGAGATCGTAAAGGCTGCCAGAGCCAATGCAGAGTCTGCCGGAGTGGATCATATGATCCATTTTCAGCAAAGACCTCTGACCGCTTTAAGCCATCCGAAAAAGTACGGATTCATTATTACTAATCCGCCTTACGGGGAACGAATTGAAGAAAAGAAGAATTTACCGGAATTGTACCGCCAGATCGGGGAACGGTATAAAGCCCTTGACGCCTGGTCTCTGTACATGATCACTGCTTATGAGGAGGCGGAGAAATATATGGGCAGAAAGGCAGATAAAAACCGGAAGATATATAACGGTATGATGAAAACCTATTTTTATCAGTTTATGGGGCCAAAGCCCCCAAGAAGAAAAGCGGGAGATTCGGTTGAAGAATAAAAAGTGGTTTTCTCTGCTTCTGATGATTGTATGTTTTGGGGCAGGATTTTGGATATCCAGCCTGGAAACAGACCCTTCCATGGACACAGCCTGGGATTATGAAAAAGAGTCTGAAAGCAGGGAAATGCATAGCCGGACAGAGTCCGGAAGAACAGAACTTATAAACGGGCAGCTCCCGGCTTCCTATGACGGGAGAAAAAAAGGCCGGGTTCCTTCTGTGAAAAACCAGGGTTCCATCGGCACCTGTTGGGCATTTGCTTCGCTTCAGGCCCTGGAAGCAGGATTTCTGCCGGAGGAGAGCTATGATTTTTCGGAAGACCATATGTCCTTAAATAATGGTTTTTGTATTCCTCAGGAAGAAGGAGGAGAATACACTATGTCCATGGCTTATCTGTTATCATGGAGAGGACCGGTATCGGAAGAAGACGATCCATACGGCGACGGCTATTCTCCCGATGGTCTAAAGGCAGTAAAGCACGTTCAGGAGATCCAGCTCCTTCCCGGCAGGGATTATGAGAAGATCAAACGGGCTGTGCTTGCATATGGAGGTGTGCAAAGCTCTCTTTATTCCTCACTGTCCGGCAGGGAAAGCCGGTCTGTTTCTTACAATGAGAAGGAGTTCGCCTATTGCTACTTAGGCCCGGAGCCTCCGAACCATGATTCTGTGATCGTAGGCTGGGATGATGCATATCCCAGGGAGAACTTTCGTGAGGAAGTCCAGGGAGACGGAGCATTTATCTGCATGAACAGCTGGGGAGACGGATTCGGGGACCAGGGTTATTTTTACGTGTCTTATTATGATTCCAATATTGGAAGGAACAATATTATTTATACGGTTGTGGAAGAGACGGATAATTATGATCATATATATCAGTCGGATTTAAGGGGCTGGGTGGGCCAGATGGGGTATGGACAAGATACCATATGGTTTTCCAATGTCTACGAAGCCGGTGATGCTCCCCAGCGCCTGGAAGCAGCCGGCTTTTATGCCACAGGCCCGGGTACCTCTTATGAAGTCTATGTGGTGCGTCATGCCGGGGAAGAACCCGGGATTGTAGAAGGCCGGGAGTTTGACCGGAAGGTTTTTCTTACCAAGGGGAGTTTTGAATATGGAGGATATTATACGGTACCTCTTACGGGACCCCCCCAGGAGGACTTAGTGCTTTCCTCCGGAGAACGGTTTGCAGTGATCGTAAAGATCACTACCCCGGATGCAGTTCATCCTGCAGCCATTGAGTATGATGCAGGAGACGGCCGCACCTTTGTCAATCTCTCAGACGGGGAAGGATACATCAGTGCCGATGGCATGGCTTGGGAACGGGTGGAGAATCAAAACTGTAATCTGTGCTTAAAAGCGTACACTAAGAACCGGTAAAAAAGTTTATGGAGGAAGGAAGAAATGAACGATAGCAGGATCGTATTTGCCACAGGGAATGAAGGGAAGATGCGGGAGGTCAGGGAGATCCTTAAGGACCTGGGAAAGGAAGTCCTCTCCATGAAAGAAGCCGGTGCTGACCTGGATATTGTGGAAGATGGAAGTACATTTGGGGAAAATGCCGAGATAAAGGCCATAGCAGTGTGGAAAAAAACCGGAGGGATCGTTCTTGCAGACGATTCCGGTCTGGTTGTGGACTGCTTAAACGGCGAGCCTGGAATCCTTTCCGCTAGATATATGGGAGAGGATACTTCCTATGAAATAAAAAACCAGAATATCCTTGACAGGGCGGCCCATGCAAAGGGCGGAGAAAGAAGCGCCCGTTTTGTCTGCAATATTGCTGCAGTTCTCCCCGATGGGAAAGTGCTTCATACGGAAGAGTCCATGGAAGGACGTTTGGCTGACCGGCCTGCAGGAGAGGGCGGTTTTGGCTATGACCCGATTCTTTATTTACCGGAATGGGGAGTCACCAGCGCCCAGATTACCCTGGAGCAGAAGAATAAAATCAGCCACCGCGGAAAGGCTCTGGAGGCTATGAAGCATAAGCTTACTGAATTTTTTACAGGAGGGGAGTTTCATGAAAGTACTGATCGTCAGTGATACACACCGCAAGGATGAGAGTTTGCAGAAAATCATTGCAGAAACAAAGCCGCTTGATATGCTGATCCATCTGGGGGATTCTGAAGGCAGTGAAGACAAGATCGCTGACTGGATTCCCGCTGGCTGTGAGCTTCAGATGGTTCTTGGAAACAACGACTTTTTCTCGGACCTGGACCGGGAGAGGGAAGTGAAAATAGGGAAATACCGGGCATTGCTGACCCATGGGCATTATTATAATGTATCTCTGGGGATCGAACGTCTGGAACAGGAGGCGGCGGACAGGGGTCTTGACATTGCAATGTATGGCCATACCCACAAGCCTTTTTACGAAGTACATAACGGAATTATCATTTTAAATCCAGGCAGCCTTTCCTATCCGCGGCAGGAGGGGAGAAAGCCATCCTACATGATTATGGAGACCGATGATCAGGGGGAGGCCCATTTTACCCTGAAGTTTCTGGAGAAATAAACGAAGTTTTCTGAACCAACGGCCGGCTCTGACTGGGCCGCAGTGTTTAATCAAGGGCTAAAACAGATTTTCAGGCAGGAAGGCCGCAAGGCGGTTTTCCTGCTTTTTATTGATGATAATTTATCACCAGATATCAGTTTAGATTTTTCTCGTTTACCGGCTTACTCATAGATTGCTGGATATTATATCATACGCTGGTTAGCTTGAACTAACTTTGTCGTATGCAAGGAGGAATATATGAGTAAAAATAGGGTTAAAATATTGGCGGTCCTGACTGCCATGAGCCTGGTGTTTCCCGTACAGTCGTTTGCCGGGGAGTGGAGGCAAGAGGAAGGCCAATGGCACTATGTCCTTAGAAATGGCCAGAAACAAAGAAATTCCTGGCTGAAAACGGATGATGGCAAATGGTATTATTTTGATGAAAACGGAATCATGAAAACGGGCTGGTATCAGGATGCAGCTCAGAAGCGGTATTATCTGGGGGCAGACGGTTCCATGGCTGTTGGCTGGAAAGAAATCGGCGGAAAATGGTATTATCTGGAGTCTGACGGTTCCATGGCTTTTGGTTGGAAGGAGGTCAATGGGAAATGGTATTACCTGGAACCGGATGGATCTAAAGGAAACGGCTGTCGTATTGGATCCCCTGAATTGAAAGTGAATTATATTATCCTGTCATCAAAAGGGAGGAAGCCGGCAAGAGGGGGATCCTGCCGGCTGAGTATGAAAAAAATGTATATAAAAGGTCTCTCTGGCCTGTTTACAGGTATTAATATACGGTGAGAATGTGTTGGAAAATTGATGAAAATGTGAAGAATCTGTGAAAGTTGAAAATAATCAAAAAAATGGAGCACCGCAGGATTGGGGAAATACGGTACTCCTAAGAAGAGTTAAATAAATTATAGCGCAAATTATCGGTTAAGTAAAGGGAAATAAGTAATATTTTATAGATTTGCTGTTAGTTTTTTGTAAATATATCCGGATTTGTAACTATATAATATAAATATTCATATAACATCTCTATTGCTGCTTTATTCAGTCAATCATAGATGATTCTTCCGCTCATATTGGAACCCCTTCTGCATAAAATATATCATATGCTTCATTTGAAACTGGCAGGAGGCCGCAATATGGAAAAAATACTGGATAATGGATATTATGATCTGATCATTAGTAATGCCATGGTTCCAACCTATAATACGGGTGATAATATTACGATGCTGAATGAATTTAATTCCCTGCTCCATATACCGAAGGAACAAATGGAGGTCTGTGATTTAGGCATCAATGCCTATCATTCTTTTCCTGATTTATATACTCTGGAATCATCTGTCAGCATCGAAAGATCCGGTGTCGGAGCTGTTCAGCGGGCGGCCGGCTTTGGTTTGCATGGGAGAGGAGTGATCATCGGGATTGTGGATACCGGCATTGATTACCGCCATCCAGCGTTTAAGTTTAATGACAGAACAACCAGAATCCTGTCCATATGGGATCAGACCCAGGTAGGAAGCACCCCTCCCAGGGGATTTTCCTTTGGTGCTGAATATACCAGAGAACTGATTAATTTTGCATTAATATCGGAAGATCCCCTTTCTATCGTTCCCACGGTGGATCCCAACCGTCACGGAACTGCCATTGCAAGCATCATTGCCGGGCGGCCCAACGACGATTATAACTTCAGCGGCGTAGTTCCGGATGCAGATCTTGTGGTGGTAAAACTGAAAGAAGCAAAATAAAACTTAAAGAGACTATTCTCTGTTCCGGAAAGCGCTCTGTGTTATCAGGAATCCGATATCATCCTGGGGATCCGGTATTTAGTCTCTACCGCTCAAAGGCTGAACCGTCCTTTGGTGATATGCATTGCTCTTGGAAGCAGCCAGGGAGGTCACGATGGGCGGGGAGCATCCAGCATTTATCTGGATTATCTGGTACAGCTGCCTAAAATCGGTGTAGCAGTTTCTGCCGGTAATGAAGGAGACAGCCGGAGACATTATTACAACAGTACCAGGTTAGAGCCGTTTGAAAATGACTTTCGCTTAAATGTGGGAAACCTTGATAAAGGCTTTACCATGGAAATTTGGCCTTACATACCTTCAAGGCTTTATATTGAGATAACTGCTCCTACCTGGGAATCATCCCAGACCATTTATCCTGCCAGAGGTGAGTGCAATAAAATCGTCTTTCAATCTGTGAATACGGTTGTATGGGTAAATAATATAATTTTTGAAGAGGAAACAGGAGATCAGTTGATACTGGTACGTTTCCAGAATGCAGCGGAAGGATCCTGGTATTTTAAAGTCGGCAGTATGAATCACGAACCTTTTACTTTTCATAGCTGGCTGCCGTCTGGAAATCTTATATCTAATGAGACTTTTTTCTTAAACGCCAGTCCGGATACCACCATAACCTCTCAGGGAGATGCGGTGCACCCTCTGACTGTTGCGGCGTATAACCAGCTGGATGGAACCATTCTTAATGAATCAAGCAGGGGATATACAAGACTGGGGCTGATAAAACCGGATGTAGCCGCCCCTGGCTACCAGCTTCCCTGTGCACTTCCCGGCTTTCAATATGGTACCGCAACTGGTACAGGAGCTGCTGCCGCTCATGCAGCCGGAATCACGGCAATGGTAATGGAGTGGGCTTATAGCAAAGGAAATTTCACGGCTGTTACCGGATATCAGGTCAACCGGATGGTCATACGGGCGGCCAGGAGAGATCCTTCCTATATTTATCCAAACAATGTGTGGGGATATGGCCAGGTGGATGCGGAACATGTGTTTGCGCTGATGACAGGCGTTTAAAACAAATACCTTCAGACTGGAGGGGCGAAAGCATCCATGAACCCTACCCAAGATTAAAAATGGCGGGCTTTTGAAAAACCCGGCCCGCCTATTTCCCTTTTTTCAATTCTTTTCTGATCTTTGGCTCAATTCCCCTGCGCTCCATTTCTGCTATGATGCCTTCAAATTCTCCAGGAGGCGCAGAAGGAGTTATGACCTCCCTGCTGGCCGCCTCCAAACGGTCGAATTCTTCTTCCAGCCTTTTTTCATATTTCTTATTCCAGTGTCTCATACGATCACCTCCCAGAAAATTATATAACAGTTGTAAAGTTCCTATTATTTAAGTTTCTGGATATAGGGATGAAAATTAATTTTTAAGCGATTCTGCTCCGTTTTTAAGGGACCAAACCGATCCTTTGCCTGTTAAATGCTGGTAAGCTGCCGGAATACATTTTCCACATCCACCTGGCCGTATCCCCAAATGTTATTTGGGTAAGTGTATGTGCTGGTCCTTATGGCCCCCCGGATCATCAGACGGCTGGCATCCACACCGTTCATGGTTCTGTAATTTCCCCTGGCAATGGCCCATTCAAATATCATGGCAGTGATGCCGGCAGCATGGGCGGCAGCAGGTCCGGTTCCCGTTACAGAACCGTATCCGTTTCCCGGGGTTGCACAGGTAAGCTGATACCCGGGGGCGGCAATGTCCGGTTTGACCATACCGATCCTTGTATAGCCTCTGCTTGACTCACCGAGAATAGAATTGTTCACCTGATTATAGGCGGTCACAGTTAACTGGCGCCTGCCGTTTCCAGGGGAAGTAATGGTGGTATCCGGGGAGGAGTTAATGAAAAAGGTCTGGTTGGATATCAGGTTGCCTGCGGGCAGCCAGGCATGAAAGGACAGAGGCTCATTTTCAACGGACCTGACCCGGATCCGCCAGATCCCTGGGGTGGTATTCTGAAATCGCACGAAGATTAACTGGTCTCCGGTTTCTTCCTCAAATACATAATTGTTTACATAGATGGTGGTAGGGGTAAACACAAAGTTAAAGGACCGGCAATCACCAATGGAAGGATATATCTGCTGGGTGGACTCTCTGTTTGGCGAGGAAATGTCAATGGATACCCGTCCCAGGGAATATGACCAGATTTCCAAAGAAAACATTTTATCATTTTCCCCGATTCTTAATTCAAAGTCATTATAGAAGGGCTCTAACAGGGTGGAGTTAAAATAATGCCTCTGGCTGTTTCCTTCGTTACCGGCAGAAACGGATATGCCGATGCCAGGCTGCAGCGCCAGGTCATTTAAGTAACCGCTTAGAGCGCCTCTCCCGTCATGTCCCCCCAAGCTGCTTCCCATGGCAATGCAGGTGACAACAGGGCGGCTGAATCTTTCAGAAATAGTAAGGGAATAGCGGAAACCAAACATAATATCCGATTCCTGAAAGCATAAAATATCACTTGGGACAAAATAAAAATTTTTTAAATTCTCCTTTGCTTCTTTCAGCTTTACGATCACCAGATCAGACTGGGGAACTACCCCGCTGA is a window of [Clostridium] saccharolyticum WM1 DNA encoding:
- the yfcE gene encoding phosphodiesterase, which produces MKYMIASDIHGSAYFCRKLLDAYKTSGAGRLILLGDILYHGPRNDLPEEYAPQKVISMLNAYKDQIYSVRGNCDTEVDQMVLEFPILGDYALLAVSGLTIYATHGHVYNKENLPPVQKGDILLHGHTHILTAERFDDITILNPGSVSIPKGGNPPTYGVLEDKVFRIMDFEGNVLKEMNLGE
- a CDS encoding THUMP domain-containing class I SAM-dependent RNA methyltransferase, translated to MKKTFELIAPCHFGMEAVLKREITDLGYDIASVEDGRVTFIGDDEAICRSNVFLRTAERVLLKVGSFSAETFEELFQGTRAICWEEYIPQDGKFWVAKASSIKSKLFSPSDIQSIMKKAMVERLKGAYGVEWFPESGSSYPLRVFLHKDQVTVGIDTTGDSLHKRGYRTLTSKAPITETLAAALILLTPWNKDRILVDPFCGSGTFLIEAAMMAANMAPGMNRSFLAEEWKNLIPRKCWYETMDEASDLMDTNVKVDIQGYDIDGEIVKAARANAESAGVDHMIHFQQRPLTALSHPKKYGFIITNPPYGERIEEKKNLPELYRQIGERYKALDAWSLYMITAYEEAEKYMGRKADKNRKIYNGMMKTYFYQFMGPKPPRRKAGDSVEE
- a CDS encoding lectin like domain-containing protein, whose translation is MKNKKWFSLLLMIVCFGAGFWISSLETDPSMDTAWDYEKESESREMHSRTESGRTELINGQLPASYDGRKKGRVPSVKNQGSIGTCWAFASLQALEAGFLPEESYDFSEDHMSLNNGFCIPQEEGGEYTMSMAYLLSWRGPVSEEDDPYGDGYSPDGLKAVKHVQEIQLLPGRDYEKIKRAVLAYGGVQSSLYSSLSGRESRSVSYNEKEFAYCYLGPEPPNHDSVIVGWDDAYPRENFREEVQGDGAFICMNSWGDGFGDQGYFYVSYYDSNIGRNNIIYTVVEETDNYDHIYQSDLRGWVGQMGYGQDTIWFSNVYEAGDAPQRLEAAGFYATGPGTSYEVYVVRHAGEEPGIVEGREFDRKVFLTKGSFEYGGYYTVPLTGPPQEDLVLSSGERFAVIVKITTPDAVHPAAIEYDAGDGRTFVNLSDGEGYISADGMAWERVENQNCNLCLKAYTKNR
- the rdgB gene encoding RdgB/HAM1 family non-canonical purine NTP pyrophosphatase, which encodes MNDSRIVFATGNEGKMREVREILKDLGKEVLSMKEAGADLDIVEDGSTFGENAEIKAIAVWKKTGGIVLADDSGLVVDCLNGEPGILSARYMGEDTSYEIKNQNILDRAAHAKGGERSARFVCNIAAVLPDGKVLHTEESMEGRLADRPAGEGGFGYDPILYLPEWGVTSAQITLEQKNKISHRGKALEAMKHKLTEFFTGGEFHESTDRQ
- a CDS encoding metallophosphoesterase family protein, coding for MKVLIVSDTHRKDESLQKIIAETKPLDMLIHLGDSEGSEDKIADWIPAGCELQMVLGNNDFFSDLDREREVKIGKYRALLTHGHYYNVSLGIERLEQEAADRGLDIAMYGHTHKPFYEVHNGIIILNPGSLSYPRQEGRKPSYMIMETDDQGEAHFTLKFLEK
- a CDS encoding N-acetylmuramoyl-L-alanine amidase family protein, coding for MSKNRVKILAVLTAMSLVFPVQSFAGEWRQEEGQWHYVLRNGQKQRNSWLKTDDGKWYYFDENGIMKTGWYQDAAQKRYYLGADGSMAVGWKEIGGKWYYLESDGSMAFGWKEVNGKWYYLEPDGSKGNGCRIGSPELKVNYIILSSKGRKPARGGSCRLSMKKMYIKGLSGLFTGINIR
- a CDS encoding S8 family serine peptidase; the protein is MEKILDNGYYDLIISNAMVPTYNTGDNITMLNEFNSLLHIPKEQMEVCDLGINAYHSFPDLYTLESSVSIERSGVGAVQRAAGFGLHGRGVIIGIVDTGIDYRHPAFKFNDRTTRILSIWDQTQVGSTPPRGFSFGAEYTRELINFALISEDPLSIVPTVDPNRHGTAIASIIAGRPNDDYNFSGVVPDADLVVVKLKEAK
- a CDS encoding S8 family serine peptidase; protein product: MICIALGSSQGGHDGRGASSIYLDYLVQLPKIGVAVSAGNEGDSRRHYYNSTRLEPFENDFRLNVGNLDKGFTMEIWPYIPSRLYIEITAPTWESSQTIYPARGECNKIVFQSVNTVVWVNNIIFEEETGDQLILVRFQNAAEGSWYFKVGSMNHEPFTFHSWLPSGNLISNETFFLNASPDTTITSQGDAVHPLTVAAYNQLDGTILNESSRGYTRLGLIKPDVAAPGYQLPCALPGFQYGTATGTGAAAAHAAGITAMVMEWAYSKGNFTAVTGYQVNRMVIRAARRDPSYIYPNNVWGYGQVDAEHVFALMTGV
- a CDS encoding S8 family peptidase, whose amino-acid sequence is MKKILDNNFYDLLITNPVTAAPGDDSITFLNNRHSLLHIPTAAINICNLANYPAHTFPSLYTPTATVSLEQTGVGNVQRNPALALFGEGVIVVIIDTGIDYRHPAFRNSDGSSRILTIWDQTQQEGTPPETFTFGTEYSQETINTALNSEDPLSIVPTTDSNGHGTAIASVIAGTPNLLEAFSGVVPQSDLVIVKLKEAKENLKNFYFVPSDILCFQESDIMFGFRYSLTISERFSRPVVTCIAMGSSLGGHDGRGALSGYLNDLALQPGIGISVSAGNEGNSQRHYFNSTLLEPFYNDFELRIGENDKMFSLEIWSYSLGRVSIDISSPNRESTQQIYPSIGDCRSFNFVFTPTTIYVNNYVFEEETGDQLIFVRFQNTTPGIWRIRVRSVENEPLSFHAWLPAGNLISNQTFFINSSPDTTITSPGNGRRQLTVTAYNQVNNSILGESSRGYTRIGMVKPDIAAPGYQLTCATPGNGYGSVTGTGPAAAHAAGITAMIFEWAIARGNYRTMNGVDASRLMIRGAIRTSTYTYPNNIWGYGQVDVENVFRQLTSI